The Falsibacillus albus genome has a window encoding:
- a CDS encoding 2OG-Fe(II) oxygenase, whose protein sequence is MKLTVETKEQTIFSHVGNKIVTDDREIQIIARMEEPLIAVLGNVLSDEECDELIRLSQSRMDRSKIGSVREVNQLRTSSSTFLPEGESDVVARVEKRISQIMNIPVEHGEGLQILNYQIGQEYKAHFDFFTSASRPVANPRISTLVMYLNDVEQGGETYFPSLKLAVSPQKGMAVYFEYFYDDQALNDLTLHGGAPVVIGDKWAATQWMRRKMVR, encoded by the coding sequence ATGAAATTGACAGTTGAAACGAAAGAACAGACGATTTTTAGCCATGTGGGGAATAAAATCGTAACGGATGATCGGGAAATCCAGATTATTGCCAGAATGGAAGAACCGTTGATTGCGGTATTGGGGAATGTGTTGAGCGATGAGGAATGCGACGAGCTGATCCGTTTGTCGCAAAGTCGAATGGATCGTTCTAAAATCGGTTCGGTCCGCGAAGTGAACCAGCTGCGGACGAGCAGCAGCACTTTTTTGCCTGAAGGAGAAAGTGATGTGGTGGCGAGGGTCGAGAAGCGAATCTCGCAAATTATGAATATCCCGGTTGAGCATGGTGAAGGGCTGCAGATCCTTAATTATCAAATCGGGCAGGAGTACAAGGCCCATTTTGATTTCTTCACATCGGCGAGCCGGCCGGTTGCGAATCCAAGGATCAGTACGCTGGTCATGTACTTGAATGATGTCGAACAAGGCGGCGAGACGTACTTTCCGAGTTTGAAATTGGCCGTTTCCCCGCAAAAAGGAATGGCCGTGTATTTTGAATATTTCTATGATGATCAAGCATTGAACGACCTAACCCTCCACGGCGGTGCGCCTGTCGTCATCGGCGACAAATGGGCGGCCACACAGTGGATGAGAAGGAAAATGGTGCGATAA